In a single window of the Anaerohalosphaeraceae bacterium genome:
- a CDS encoding sulfite exporter TauE/SafE family protein encodes MELNITPAGWGILALCGVLVGLSKTALPGAGILAVPLAAMAVPARASVGLLLPLLIFADLFAAAYYRRQAQWSCLLRLLPAALLGIAAGFVLMQHLDDRRLAPLIGVVVLAMLTLKARGFSSNGNRPPSGRLFAYAMGFAAGVTTLLANAAGPVMTLYLLSMKLDKDKFVGTSAWFFFVVNWLKVPFLWHLGLITPQSLPADVYVFPAVALGAVGGIILLRHIPQRLFEILTVVLAAAAAVKLLF; translated from the coding sequence ATGGAACTGAATATTACACCGGCAGGTTGGGGGATTTTGGCTCTTTGCGGGGTGCTGGTGGGGCTGTCCAAGACAGCGCTTCCGGGCGCGGGGATTCTGGCGGTACCGCTGGCGGCGATGGCGGTGCCCGCGCGGGCCTCGGTCGGTCTGCTGCTGCCGCTGCTGATTTTTGCTGATTTGTTTGCGGCGGCGTATTACCGCCGACAGGCCCAGTGGTCTTGTCTGCTGCGGCTGCTGCCGGCGGCGCTGCTGGGCATTGCGGCAGGGTTTGTCCTGATGCAGCATCTGGATGACCGACGGCTGGCGCCGCTGATTGGAGTTGTGGTTCTCGCGATGCTGACGCTGAAGGCCCGCGGCTTTTCTTCCAACGGCAACAGGCCGCCGTCCGGCCGTCTGTTTGCGTATGCGATGGGATTTGCCGCGGGGGTAACGACGCTTCTGGCCAATGCGGCGGGCCCTGTGATGACGCTGTACCTGCTTTCGATGAAGCTGGACAAGGACAAGTTTGTCGGCACTTCCGCGTGGTTCTTTTTTGTGGTCAACTGGCTCAAAGTGCCGTTTCTGTGGCATCTGGGACTGATAACGCCGCAATCCCTGCCGGCGGATGTGTATGTTTTTCCCGCCGTTGCGCTCGGGGCGGTCGGGGGCATTATCCTGCTGCGGCATATTCCGCAGCGGCTGTTCGAAATCCTCACCGTAGTGCTGGCTGCCGCTGCGGCTGTGAAGCTGCTTTTCTGA
- the priA gene encoding primosomal protein N', whose product MGRRTIDSLFGSGPTKPADGRVIRAAFNTGADALFDYLLPSGLGPVRPGQRVRVPFGRTNRLLEAFVVEVEPADAGADSERQKARAFDLKTVREILDEEPLLDEQLMELARWLSAYYVCPLGQVLAAMVPAAVKKEAGVRKEVRVYLTGELPADSKLGSGPQRALVRLLQEAGAVSEETAIEKTTLLERAGCTEGPLKKLLRSGAAACAVRYGVRPLPMVPEGLREQAEAIVLTEDQQRALTHLEQQLHAGQFAVTLLHGVTDSGKTEVYIRAIEKAVSLGRQAIVMLPEIALTAQTVQRFGTRFQRLAVMHSGLSGPQRNAQWQAIRRGQADVVIGARSAVFAPLQRLGLIVVDEEHEASYKQDMVPRYHGRDAAIKRAQLAGAVCLLGSATPSLETLHNCQTRSSYTRIVMARRVRNLPMPKMDVINMLTAFEGRAVRQPQLLSPALEEALHEVLQRGEQAILLLNRRGYSHFIYCPSCRHTLHCRNCDVTLTYHKRPHREGTADTVLGPHMTGGFAICHYCLAKTLVPKACPLCGQAMTMIGLGAQRLEEEVQHKLPQARLRRIDSDAMAGRDYYGLLEDFAAGRIDILVGTQMLAKGLHFPNVTLVGIVSADTALSLPDFRANERTFQLICQAAGRAGRSEKGGRVLIQTFLPGQPAIDFACRYDWEGFVQEEMKHRRACHLPPVWRMAMVLMRDGRYERLTAAAKAVNARLEQIIDREKLPILLRGPMEAPISRIGGQHRMHLIVQAQQPQTIQHLFARFRDAAPVRPSVQIQIDIDPVCVL is encoded by the coding sequence ATGGGACGCAGAACCATCGACAGTTTGTTCGGCAGTGGGCCGACGAAGCCGGCGGACGGCCGGGTTATTCGTGCGGCCTTCAATACCGGCGCCGATGCGCTGTTTGACTATCTGCTGCCCAGCGGACTGGGCCCTGTGCGGCCGGGCCAGCGGGTGCGTGTGCCCTTCGGACGCACCAATCGGCTTCTGGAGGCGTTTGTCGTGGAGGTCGAGCCCGCCGATGCCGGAGCCGATTCCGAACGGCAGAAGGCGCGGGCCTTTGACTTGAAAACGGTTCGGGAGATTCTCGATGAAGAACCGCTGCTGGATGAGCAGCTGATGGAGCTGGCCCGGTGGCTGAGTGCCTATTACGTCTGTCCGCTGGGGCAGGTGCTGGCGGCGATGGTGCCGGCGGCCGTCAAAAAAGAAGCAGGCGTCCGCAAGGAAGTGCGGGTGTATCTGACAGGCGAGCTGCCGGCCGACTCGAAACTTGGCAGCGGGCCGCAGCGGGCCCTCGTCCGGCTTTTGCAGGAGGCGGGGGCTGTCAGCGAGGAGACGGCCATCGAGAAAACCACGCTTCTGGAGCGGGCAGGCTGCACGGAGGGGCCGCTGAAGAAACTGCTGCGCAGCGGTGCGGCGGCCTGTGCGGTTCGATACGGCGTGCGGCCGCTGCCGATGGTGCCGGAGGGACTGCGGGAGCAGGCGGAGGCCATTGTGCTCACGGAAGACCAGCAGCGGGCGCTGACCCATCTGGAGCAGCAGCTGCACGCGGGGCAGTTCGCCGTAACACTGCTGCACGGCGTAACCGACAGCGGCAAGACGGAGGTCTATATCCGGGCGATTGAGAAGGCCGTCTCATTGGGTCGGCAGGCAATTGTGATGCTGCCGGAGATTGCCCTGACGGCCCAGACGGTCCAGCGGTTCGGGACGCGGTTTCAGCGGCTGGCGGTGATGCATTCGGGCCTGTCGGGGCCGCAGCGGAATGCACAGTGGCAGGCGATTCGCCGCGGGCAGGCGGATGTAGTGATCGGGGCCCGCTCGGCGGTCTTTGCTCCACTGCAGCGGCTGGGACTGATTGTCGTTGATGAGGAGCACGAAGCAAGCTACAAGCAGGATATGGTGCCGCGCTATCACGGGCGCGATGCGGCAATCAAGCGGGCGCAGCTGGCCGGGGCGGTGTGTCTGCTGGGCTCGGCGACGCCGTCGCTGGAGACCCTGCACAACTGTCAGACCCGCTCCAGCTACACGCGGATTGTGATGGCTCGGCGCGTGCGCAATCTGCCGATGCCGAAGATGGACGTTATTAATATGCTGACGGCCTTCGAGGGCAGAGCGGTCCGCCAGCCCCAGCTGCTCAGCCCGGCGCTGGAAGAAGCCCTGCACGAAGTGCTCCAGCGCGGTGAGCAGGCGATTCTGCTGCTCAACCGCCGCGGCTACAGCCATTTCATTTACTGTCCCTCCTGCCGCCATACGCTGCACTGCCGCAACTGCGATGTGACGCTCACCTATCACAAACGGCCGCATCGGGAAGGGACGGCGGACACGGTTTTAGGCCCTCATATGACGGGCGGCTTTGCGATTTGCCATTACTGCCTGGCCAAGACGCTCGTGCCGAAGGCCTGTCCGCTTTGCGGGCAGGCGATGACGATGATCGGGCTGGGGGCCCAGCGGCTCGAGGAAGAGGTGCAGCACAAACTGCCGCAGGCCCGCCTGCGCCGCATCGACAGCGATGCCATGGCGGGCCGGGATTATTACGGCCTGCTGGAGGATTTCGCCGCCGGGCGCATTGATATTCTGGTCGGCACGCAGATGCTCGCCAAGGGCCTGCACTTTCCCAACGTGACGCTGGTAGGGATTGTCAGTGCCGATACCGCGCTGTCGCTGCCGGATTTTCGCGCCAACGAGCGGACGTTTCAGCTGATTTGCCAGGCGGCCGGCCGCGCCGGGCGCAGCGAAAAAGGCGGACGCGTGCTCATCCAGACCTTTCTGCCCGGCCAGCCCGCCATCGACTTTGCCTGCCGATACGACTGGGAGGGGTTCGTTCAGGAGGAAATGAAGCACCGGCGGGCCTGTCATCTGCCGCCGGTGTGGCGGATGGCGATGGTGCTGATGCGCGACGGCCGCTATGAACGGCTCACCGCCGCCGCCAAAGCCGTCAATGCACGGCTGGAGCAGATTATCGACCGCGAGAAACTGCCGATTCTCCTTCGAGGGCCGATGGAGGCGCCCATCAGCCGCATCGGCGGACAGCACCGAATGCACCTGATTGTCCAGGCTCAGCAGCCGCAGACGATTCAGCATTTGTTTGCGCGTTTCCGCGACGCCGCTCCGGTCCGCCCGTCCGTCCAAATCCAAATCGACATCGACCCCGTCTGCGTTCTGTAA
- a CDS encoding glycosyl hydrolase, with protein sequence MRQFGLCLMFLSIVCSSSAVLSEQEFHNPPAWAGVRCWWWWLNSNVTAEAITRDLEEMKAKGFSGAMIFDAGGADQRGNAQVPAGPLFGSPEWVKLYQHALREAQRLGLELGLSIQSGWNLGGPIVTADWAAKQLTWSEVQIEGPQQYKQKLPTPENRNWYRDIAVLAFPLKLYKPSDIHWTVQSSSAQQDYPAALVFDGNPDTFWVSGGTEPGQGPSAEKPQWLQFAFEKPVAISGVQVLGRPGYGPKRIRIQVDENPPHEAVSIEDGRQKTVEMEKQTGTVFRILFEEAYDLRHPDQPRNVQVAELYWLDENKKPITGTVSRPGIQNLQLKILHEELGMSAPDCRFLLEDIPPVEGEEDASLKDIVNLTEQLAGDGTLTWTVPAGTWTVLRFGYTPTDARVSTSSGGWQGMVIDYLGRSAFERYWNEVVEPLLEAAGPLKGTVLKQLETDSWECGGMNWSDRFAEDFKKYRGYDPIPYLPVIAGKIIESREVSNAFLADFRKTLADCVADNHYAVFAELAHKHNLQIQPESAGPHAGPIDGVKNYGKSDIVMSEFWSPSPHRPTPEVRFFVKQAAAAAHIYGKEIVAAESFTTIGRHWNDVLWKTMKPAMDHEFCAGLNQIFFHTFTCSPKEMGIPGQEYFAGTHVNPQVTWWHHSIPFIQYISRCQYMLRKGRFVADVLYYYGDHVPNIARLKEDDPAKVLPGFDYDITDEVILAKLKVRSGKIVVPGGISYHLLVMPDHKVLSLQALEKVNELLRQGATVLCERPERMVSLVGGLPARQRFEQLTDQLWGEVTPPAGQRTIGSGRLIWGKTARQVLLEDRIRPDFEFSGANPGVQLDYIHCTREDADVYFVSNQTETVVTADCRFRISGKIPQLWDPVSGQVKPAAFRQSDGRTEVTLRLGPYGSIFVVFQPTASAQPAPAANYKEYLTVQTLTGPWLVSFDPHWGGPEEIVFPDLLDWSQHEQEGVRFYSGAAVYKKSFQLEKPLQAGREYRLDLGRVEDVGIAKVMLNGKDLGILWTPPFQADISAVLKNGVNVLEVEVVNSWRNRLIGDRNLPPDQRRTKTNITVRRDWGLEPSGLLGPVAVLIEKE encoded by the coding sequence ATGCGGCAGTTCGGTTTGTGCCTGATGTTCTTGAGCATTGTTTGTTCGTCCTCTGCTGTGTTATCGGAACAGGAGTTTCACAATCCCCCTGCTTGGGCGGGGGTGCGGTGCTGGTGGTGGTGGCTGAACAGCAATGTCACCGCCGAGGCCATCACCCGTGACCTGGAAGAGATGAAAGCCAAGGGATTCAGCGGAGCGATGATTTTCGACGCCGGAGGCGCTGACCAGCGAGGCAACGCCCAAGTCCCGGCCGGGCCGCTTTTTGGAAGTCCTGAATGGGTGAAACTTTACCAGCATGCTCTCCGGGAGGCCCAGCGGCTCGGACTGGAACTGGGGCTGTCCATCCAGAGCGGCTGGAACCTCGGCGGGCCCATCGTGACGGCCGATTGGGCCGCCAAACAGTTGACCTGGTCCGAAGTGCAGATTGAAGGCCCGCAGCAGTATAAACAGAAACTTCCGACCCCCGAAAACCGGAATTGGTATCGGGACATTGCCGTGCTGGCTTTTCCTTTGAAGCTGTACAAACCCTCCGACATCCATTGGACGGTCCAAAGCAGCTCCGCTCAGCAGGATTATCCCGCCGCCCTCGTCTTCGACGGCAATCCGGATACCTTCTGGGTCAGCGGCGGCACGGAACCCGGGCAGGGGCCTTCCGCGGAAAAACCCCAGTGGCTTCAGTTTGCCTTTGAAAAACCCGTTGCTATCTCCGGAGTACAAGTGCTGGGCCGGCCCGGCTACGGCCCCAAAAGAATCCGCATTCAAGTTGATGAAAATCCTCCGCATGAAGCCGTTTCCATCGAAGACGGCCGACAAAAAACCGTGGAAATGGAAAAACAGACCGGCACCGTCTTTCGCATTCTTTTTGAGGAGGCCTATGACCTGCGGCATCCCGATCAGCCCCGCAATGTGCAGGTCGCTGAACTGTATTGGCTCGATGAAAATAAAAAACCCATCACCGGCACTGTTTCCCGACCGGGCATTCAGAATCTGCAGCTGAAAATTCTGCACGAGGAACTGGGGATGTCCGCTCCGGACTGCCGGTTTCTGCTGGAGGATATTCCCCCTGTGGAAGGCGAGGAAGACGCCTCTTTGAAGGACATTGTCAACCTGACGGAGCAACTGGCGGGCGACGGCACACTCACCTGGACGGTTCCCGCCGGCACCTGGACGGTGCTGCGCTTCGGCTATACGCCCACCGATGCCCGCGTCTCCACGTCCAGCGGGGGCTGGCAGGGTATGGTGATTGATTACCTGGGCCGCAGCGCCTTTGAACGCTACTGGAACGAGGTAGTGGAGCCGTTACTGGAAGCCGCCGGCCCCCTCAAAGGCACCGTCCTCAAGCAGCTGGAGACTGACAGCTGGGAATGCGGCGGAATGAACTGGTCGGACCGTTTTGCCGAAGATTTCAAAAAATACCGCGGCTACGACCCCATTCCCTATCTGCCGGTCATCGCCGGCAAGATTATCGAAAGCCGCGAAGTGTCCAACGCCTTCCTGGCCGACTTCCGCAAGACGCTGGCCGACTGTGTAGCCGACAATCACTATGCGGTTTTTGCGGAATTAGCCCACAAGCATAACCTCCAGATTCAGCCCGAGTCCGCCGGCCCGCACGCAGGCCCCATTGACGGCGTTAAAAACTACGGCAAGAGCGATATCGTTATGTCCGAGTTCTGGTCGCCCTCGCCGCATCGTCCCACGCCCGAAGTGCGCTTCTTCGTCAAGCAGGCGGCCGCCGCCGCGCACATTTACGGCAAAGAAATCGTCGCGGCCGAGTCCTTTACCACCATCGGACGTCACTGGAATGATGTGCTCTGGAAGACGATGAAGCCCGCGATGGACCATGAGTTTTGTGCCGGACTGAATCAGATTTTCTTCCACACCTTCACCTGCTCGCCCAAAGAGATGGGCATTCCCGGACAGGAATATTTTGCGGGCACCCACGTCAACCCGCAGGTGACCTGGTGGCATCATTCCATCCCCTTTATCCAGTACATCAGCCGCTGCCAATATATGCTCCGCAAAGGCAGATTTGTCGCGGATGTGCTGTATTATTACGGCGACCACGTACCCAATATCGCCCGGCTCAAGGAAGACGACCCGGCCAAAGTCCTGCCCGGATTCGACTATGACATCACGGATGAGGTCATTCTGGCCAAACTGAAAGTCCGCTCCGGCAAAATCGTCGTCCCCGGCGGCATCTCGTATCATCTGCTGGTGATGCCGGATCACAAAGTTCTTTCGCTTCAGGCCCTCGAAAAAGTCAATGAACTGCTTCGTCAGGGAGCGACGGTCCTTTGTGAGCGTCCGGAACGGATGGTTTCTCTGGTCGGCGGACTGCCCGCCCGACAGCGTTTTGAGCAGCTGACCGACCAGCTGTGGGGCGAAGTGACGCCGCCTGCCGGTCAGCGCACCATCGGAAGCGGCCGGCTCATCTGGGGCAAGACCGCACGCCAGGTCCTGCTTGAAGACCGCATTCGTCCCGACTTCGAATTTTCCGGCGCAAACCCCGGTGTGCAGCTGGACTACATTCACTGCACTCGCGAGGATGCGGATGTGTATTTTGTCTCCAATCAGACGGAAACCGTCGTGACGGCTGACTGCCGTTTCCGCATCAGCGGCAAAATCCCGCAGCTGTGGGACCCCGTCAGCGGACAGGTCAAACCCGCCGCCTTCCGGCAGTCAGACGGACGCACTGAAGTGACGCTTCGCCTGGGCCCGTATGGTTCCATCTTTGTGGTGTTCCAGCCGACGGCATCTGCGCAGCCGGCTCCTGCAGCCAATTATAAGGAGTATTTGACTGTCCAGACTCTCACCGGCCCCTGGCTGGTTTCTTTTGACCCCCACTGGGGCGGCCCGGAGGAAATTGTTTTTCCCGACCTGCTTGACTGGAGTCAGCACGAACAGGAAGGCGTGCGTTTCTACTCCGGTGCGGCGGTCTATAAGAAAAGCTTCCAGCTCGAAAAGCCCCTGCAGGCCGGACGGGAATATCGGCTGGACCTCGGACGCGTCGAAGATGTCGGCATCGCCAAAGTGATGCTCAACGGAAAAGACCTCGGGATTCTTTGGACACCGCCGTTTCAGGCGGATATTTCCGCCGTCCTGAAAAACGGCGTCAACGTGCTCGAAGTGGAAGTGGTCAACTCTTGGCGCAATCGGCTTATCGGCGACCGGAACCTGCCGCCGGACCAGCGCCGCACCAAAACCAACATTACCGTCCGGCGAGACTGGGGGCTTGAGCCGTCCGGCCTTCTGGGACCCGTGGCTGTCCTCATAGAGAAAGAATAG
- the cas9 gene encoding type II CRISPR RNA-guided endonuclease Cas9 (Cas9, originally named Csn1, is the large, multifunctional signature protein of type II CRISPR/Cas systems. It is well known even to general audiences because its RNA-guided endonuclease activity has made it a popular tool for custom editing of eukaryotic genomes.) — translation MYTLGLDIGSNSVGWAVLNPEKELVINAGVRVFQEGVDRDTKGAEVSKNAARRAARSARRTRKRRNYRKDKLFRLLVRSGLLPQNPAEQQILFQKDPYYLRAKGLDEKLEPYEIGRVLYHFSQRRGFWSNRKSEKKKEEGIVAKSASELQKQIVESGCRTLGEFFAKLNPHEQRIRGRYTFRAMYEDEFEKVWQTQSCYYQAVLTDTLKTEIKDRTIFYQRPLKPSDELIGNCELEPNEKRCPKADWYARRFRILQTLNNLEIHNPDGTDVKLNETQRQIVLQELLSSEKVKFDTLRKKLGLLETQTFNLEEGPKDQKKESIQGDEFNAHLRKSLGKKLFEQLAEQDLIEINDLLLDDALQDEEVVEKLMERYGFTQEQAQKILEVPLPQKYMSFSRLAVRKLLPHMEKGLLTHEAIQAVYGSPQGRRPVQTADQLPFPEDLRNPIVNRALWEVRKVVNALVRVYGKPQKIKLEMARELKGTKREREEIQLRQRQNEEENKKAREELMRMGILSPSRDDIIKYKLWQECGQVCPYTGRPISQNALFGPHPEFQVEHILPYSRTLDDSFMNKTLCAVDENRRKGDRTPYEFYGETEQFEQILHRIAKLPYPKRRRFWQKEVELDNFIQRQLNDTRYISRKAEEYLRVLGCTVQGTRGQVTAELRHQWGLNSILDDSELGEKKRDDLRHHAIDAAVVAVTENRHLRDLARSRYVPAGQAAVRFAPPWEGFRQQLQEVVSRINVSHRVTRKVSGPLHEETSYGPTGLKDDKGQDIYVYRKPLDGLTLAMVPKIVDPVVRQIVVERLEQFGLKPGGDGKITKEVWKEPLRMKTKSGQPGPQIRSVRIRDVFNNLIPIKDKDGRPYRYVAPGSNHHIEIFEYTDAKGRTKRQGRVVSMFEAVQRSRRKEPVICRDYGDGGKFVCSLSRNESFMLELDDGKHVLHRVQKIDQNERIILRPHTFGGKLQDSDKPPLIQRKSPNTLNGYKVTVDPIGRIFPAKD, via the coding sequence ATGTACACATTAGGTCTTGATATCGGTTCTAACAGTGTCGGCTGGGCTGTCTTAAATCCCGAAAAGGAGCTTGTCATCAACGCCGGTGTCCGAGTGTTCCAGGAAGGAGTCGATCGAGATACCAAAGGAGCGGAAGTTTCCAAAAATGCGGCCCGCCGTGCCGCCCGCAGTGCCCGGCGAACTCGCAAAAGGAGAAATTATCGAAAGGATAAATTGTTTCGTCTGCTGGTCCGCAGCGGATTGCTGCCGCAAAATCCGGCTGAACAGCAGATTCTTTTTCAAAAAGACCCTTACTATCTGCGGGCCAAAGGACTGGATGAGAAGCTGGAACCCTATGAAATCGGTCGTGTTCTTTATCACTTTAGCCAGCGTCGGGGTTTTTGGAGCAATCGAAAGTCGGAAAAAAAGAAAGAAGAAGGGATTGTTGCCAAATCTGCATCGGAACTGCAAAAACAAATTGTTGAGAGCGGCTGCCGTACACTTGGAGAATTTTTTGCAAAACTGAATCCTCATGAACAGCGCATCCGCGGCCGTTACACATTTCGGGCCATGTATGAAGATGAGTTTGAGAAAGTCTGGCAGACACAGTCTTGTTATTATCAAGCCGTTTTGACGGATACTTTGAAAACAGAAATTAAAGACCGGACGATTTTTTACCAGCGGCCCTTAAAACCATCCGATGAGCTTATCGGCAACTGCGAGCTGGAGCCGAATGAGAAACGTTGTCCCAAAGCTGATTGGTATGCGAGGCGATTCCGTATCCTCCAGACTCTCAATAATCTGGAAATTCACAATCCGGACGGAACAGATGTCAAACTCAATGAAACCCAGAGACAAATCGTCCTGCAGGAACTGCTGAGCAGCGAAAAAGTGAAGTTTGATACGCTCCGGAAAAAATTAGGTCTCCTGGAAACGCAAACCTTTAATCTGGAGGAGGGTCCAAAGGACCAGAAAAAGGAATCCATCCAGGGAGATGAATTTAACGCACACCTCCGCAAGTCCCTCGGCAAAAAACTGTTTGAACAGCTTGCGGAACAGGACCTGATCGAAATCAATGATTTGCTTTTGGATGATGCTCTTCAGGACGAAGAAGTTGTGGAAAAACTGATGGAGCGGTACGGTTTTACCCAAGAGCAGGCCCAGAAAATCCTCGAGGTTCCGCTGCCGCAGAAGTATATGAGTTTTTCCCGTTTGGCTGTCCGGAAACTCCTGCCGCACATGGAAAAAGGCCTGCTCACTCATGAAGCAATCCAAGCCGTCTATGGCTCACCGCAGGGTCGGCGGCCTGTTCAAACCGCAGATCAGCTGCCATTTCCCGAAGACCTCCGCAACCCCATTGTCAACCGGGCACTTTGGGAGGTCCGCAAGGTGGTTAATGCCCTCGTTCGCGTGTACGGCAAACCCCAAAAAATCAAACTGGAAATGGCCCGCGAGCTCAAAGGCACAAAACGGGAACGCGAGGAAATCCAGCTTCGCCAGCGGCAGAATGAAGAAGAAAACAAGAAAGCCCGGGAAGAACTCATGCGGATGGGCATTCTGAGTCCTTCCCGCGATGATATCATTAAATACAAGCTCTGGCAGGAATGCGGGCAAGTCTGTCCCTATACCGGAAGACCCATCAGCCAGAACGCCCTTTTCGGTCCCCATCCTGAATTTCAGGTCGAACACATCCTGCCGTACTCCCGCACTCTCGATGACAGTTTTATGAACAAAACCCTCTGCGCGGTCGATGAAAACCGGCGAAAGGGCGACAGAACTCCCTATGAATTTTACGGGGAAACCGAACAGTTTGAACAAATCCTTCATCGGATTGCCAAACTGCCTTATCCCAAGCGGCGGCGGTTCTGGCAGAAGGAGGTCGAACTGGACAATTTCATCCAGCGCCAGCTGAACGATACCCGATACATCAGCCGCAAAGCAGAAGAGTATCTCAGGGTTCTCGGCTGTACCGTGCAGGGCACACGAGGTCAGGTCACGGCGGAACTGCGCCATCAGTGGGGACTGAACTCCATTCTCGATGATTCGGAGCTGGGCGAAAAGAAGCGAGATGACCTTCGCCATCATGCCATCGATGCCGCTGTGGTAGCCGTCACGGAAAACCGGCACCTGCGGGACTTGGCCCGCAGCAGGTACGTTCCCGCCGGTCAGGCGGCGGTTCGGTTTGCTCCTCCCTGGGAAGGGTTCCGCCAGCAGCTTCAGGAGGTTGTCAGCCGAATCAATGTCTCTCACCGCGTCACCCGCAAAGTTTCCGGGCCGCTCCATGAGGAAACCTCCTACGGCCCAACCGGACTTAAGGATGACAAGGGGCAGGATATTTATGTTTATCGCAAGCCGCTCGACGGCCTCACGTTGGCGATGGTTCCCAAGATCGTAGACCCTGTGGTTCGCCAGATTGTTGTTGAGCGGCTCGAACAGTTCGGCCTCAAGCCCGGCGGCGACGGCAAAATCACCAAAGAGGTCTGGAAAGAGCCGCTCCGAATGAAAACCAAATCCGGACAGCCCGGCCCTCAAATCAGATCCGTCCGAATCCGCGATGTCTTTAACAACCTGATTCCCATCAAGGACAAAGACGGCAGACCCTATCGCTATGTTGCACCCGGCAGCAACCACCATATCGAAATCTTCGAATACACCGACGCCAAAGGCCGAACAAAACGGCAGGGCCGAGTTGTCTCGATGTTTGAGGCCGTCCAGCGAAGCCGCCGAAAAGAACCGGTCATCTGCCGCGATTATGGCGACGGCGGAAAATTTGTCTGCTCCCTGTCCAGAAACGAATCCTTTATGCTCGAATTGGATGACGGAAAACACGTCTTGCATCGCGTACAGAAAATCGACCAAAATGAAAGAATTATTTTACGTCCGCATACGTTTGGAGGAAAACTGCAGGACTCGGATAAACCACCGCTGATTCAAAGAAAAAGCCCTAATACCTTAAACGGCTATAAAGTGACAGTGGACCCAATTGGGCGAATCTTTCCTGCTAAAGACTAA